In Polynucleobacter sp. AP-Ainpum-60-G11, one DNA window encodes the following:
- a CDS encoding helix-turn-helix domain-containing protein, with the protein MTNKHPITECIETQLQRYLDDLKGTPPSDLYQMVLAVVEKPMLELVMQHAKQNQSLAAQYLGINRNTLHKKLVEHQLLK; encoded by the coding sequence ATGACCAATAAGCACCCCATCACTGAATGTATTGAGACCCAACTCCAACGTTATTTGGATGACCTCAAAGGAACACCTCCATCTGACTTGTATCAAATGGTTCTCGCAGTAGTTGAAAAGCCGATGCTTGAATTAGTCATGCAGCATGCGAAACAGAATCAATCATTGGCGGCTCAGTATCTTGGCATCAACCGCAACACACTACATAAGAAGTTGGTTGAACACCAGCTTTTGAAATAA
- the purH gene encoding bifunctional phosphoribosylaminoimidazolecarboxamide formyltransferase/IMP cyclohydrolase: protein MIRTALLSVSDKNGIVPFAKSLHEQGVKLISTGGTAKLLAENNLPVVEVSSLTKFPEMLDGRVKTLHPMVHGGLLARRDFPEHMAALKEHGIDTIDMLVINLYPFNETVAKADCSFEDAVENIDIGGPAMLRAAAKNHQDVTVLISPEDYAPVLEEMKANKNVVSYKTNLGLAKKVFAHTAQYDGAIANYLSALGDDLDHQKRSAYPETLHLAFEKVQEMRYGENPHQSAAFYKDIYPVDGALANYKQLQGKELSYNNIADADSAWECVKSFTGNAGGAAACVIIKHANPCGVAVGANALEAYEKAFKTDPSSAFGGIIAFNVPCDGAAAEAISKQFVEVLIAPSFSDEAKAIFAAKQNVRLLEIPLGTAFNAFDFKRVGGGLLVQSPDAKNVLENEMRVVSKRLPTPSEMHDMMFAWRVAKFVKSNAIVYCANGMTLGIGAGQMSRVDSARMASIKAENAGLSLKGSAVASDAFFPFRDGLDVVVNGGASCAIQPGGSMRDDEIIAAANEHGIAMIFTGTRHFRH, encoded by the coding sequence ATGATCCGTACAGCCCTTCTCTCTGTTTCCGATAAAAATGGCATTGTGCCGTTCGCTAAATCTCTTCATGAGCAAGGCGTTAAGCTGATCTCTACTGGCGGAACTGCAAAACTCTTAGCTGAAAATAATTTGCCAGTAGTGGAAGTATCTTCACTTACGAAGTTTCCAGAGATGTTGGATGGTCGCGTAAAGACCTTACACCCCATGGTGCATGGTGGCTTACTGGCTCGTCGAGATTTTCCTGAGCATATGGCAGCTTTGAAAGAGCATGGTATCGATACGATCGATATGCTCGTGATTAACCTCTATCCGTTTAATGAAACAGTTGCTAAAGCGGATTGCTCATTTGAAGATGCGGTTGAGAACATTGATATAGGTGGCCCTGCGATGTTGCGTGCCGCCGCCAAGAATCACCAAGATGTGACTGTACTGATCTCCCCAGAAGACTACGCACCCGTACTTGAAGAAATGAAAGCTAATAAGAACGTGGTTTCTTATAAGACTAATTTGGGCCTGGCTAAAAAGGTATTTGCCCATACCGCCCAATATGATGGCGCAATTGCGAATTATCTATCTGCCTTAGGTGATGATCTCGATCACCAGAAGCGTTCTGCTTATCCAGAAACGCTGCACCTTGCTTTTGAAAAAGTACAAGAAATGCGCTACGGTGAGAACCCACACCAATCAGCAGCCTTCTACAAAGATATCTATCCAGTTGATGGCGCACTGGCCAACTACAAACAATTACAAGGCAAAGAACTCTCCTACAACAACATCGCTGATGCTGACTCTGCCTGGGAGTGCGTCAAGAGCTTCACCGGCAATGCTGGTGGCGCTGCAGCTTGCGTCATCATCAAGCACGCCAATCCTTGCGGCGTAGCCGTTGGTGCCAATGCACTTGAGGCCTATGAAAAAGCCTTTAAAACAGATCCTAGTTCAGCCTTTGGCGGAATCATTGCCTTCAACGTCCCATGTGATGGTGCAGCAGCTGAGGCGATTTCTAAGCAGTTTGTAGAAGTATTAATTGCACCTAGTTTTAGCGATGAAGCAAAGGCTATCTTTGCTGCCAAACAAAATGTACGTCTCTTAGAAATTCCTTTGGGCACTGCATTTAACGCATTTGATTTCAAACGTGTAGGTGGTGGCTTGCTAGTTCAATCCCCTGATGCCAAGAACGTTCTTGAGAATGAAATGCGTGTTGTGAGCAAGCGTCTCCCAACCCCAAGCGAAATGCACGACATGATGTTTGCATGGCGTGTTGCGAAGTTCGTCAAATCCAATGCAATTGTGTATTGCGCTAACGGCATGACTCTCGGTATTGGAGCCGGCCAAATGAGCCGCGTAGACTCTGCGCGCATGGCCAGCATTAAAGCCGAGAATGCTGGACTCAGCCTCAAAGGCTCTGCAGTGGCAAGTGATGCCTTCTTCCCATTCCGCGATGGTTTAGATGTCGTTGTAAATGGTGGTGCAAGCTGCGCTATCCAGCCTGGTGGCAGCATGCGTGATGATGAAATTATTGCTGCGGCCAATGAGCATGGCATTGCCATGATCTTTACTGGCACACGTCACTTCCGTCACTAA
- the ruvC gene encoding crossover junction endodeoxyribonuclease RuvC, which produces MRWIGIDPGLRTTGFGVIDVDGQKLSYVASGTIESGDPDQGLPVRLGILYAGIKEVLETYHPEQAAIEEVFLNVNPRSTLMLGQARGAVIAALVSDKLPVAEFSALRVKQSIVGTGRATKPQVQEMVKRLLRLSRAPGTDAADALGVAICAAHHAQIPRAITAALAPKKTSKK; this is translated from the coding sequence ATGCGCTGGATAGGAATCGACCCTGGTCTACGCACAACGGGTTTCGGCGTCATTGATGTGGATGGCCAAAAACTGAGCTACGTAGCCTCTGGGACGATTGAAAGTGGTGATCCAGACCAAGGCCTTCCTGTGAGATTGGGAATCTTGTACGCGGGTATTAAAGAAGTGCTGGAGACTTACCACCCAGAACAAGCAGCTATCGAAGAAGTATTTCTGAACGTCAATCCCCGCTCCACTCTAATGCTAGGTCAGGCACGAGGCGCAGTGATTGCAGCTTTAGTATCCGACAAGCTCCCTGTTGCAGAGTTCAGCGCACTCAGAGTGAAGCAGTCCATCGTGGGAACTGGTAGAGCTACTAAACCTCAAGTTCAAGAAATGGTGAAGCGTTTACTGCGTCTAAGTCGCGCCCCTGGAACGGATGCGGCCGATGCTCTGGGAGTGGCGATTTGCGCTGCGCATCATGCCCAAATTCCGAGAGCAATTACTGCTGCTCTTGCACCCAAAAAGACTAGCAAGAAATAA
- the ruvA gene encoding Holliday junction branch migration protein RuvA — protein sequence MIGRIQGILVSVHPPRLLVDCQGIGYEVDVPMSTLYQLPQAGQKITLLTHFQVREDAQQLFGFATETEREAFRQLIKISGVGSRTALAVLSGMSVNELAQTIAMQEAGRLTQVPGIGKKTAERLCLELKGKLAPDLGIMGDKPQVIEASSEVLQALLALGYSEKEAHLALKQIPPDTTVSDGIRMGLKYLSKSS from the coding sequence ATGATTGGTCGCATACAAGGCATTCTCGTTTCAGTTCACCCACCCCGTCTCTTGGTAGATTGCCAAGGTATTGGATATGAGGTTGATGTCCCCATGAGCACCTTGTATCAATTGCCTCAAGCAGGTCAGAAGATAACGCTGCTGACACATTTTCAAGTTCGGGAAGATGCGCAGCAACTCTTTGGCTTTGCTACTGAAACTGAGCGTGAAGCATTTAGACAACTCATCAAGATAAGTGGTGTCGGCTCACGCACTGCTCTTGCCGTACTTTCAGGCATGAGCGTCAATGAATTAGCCCAAACAATTGCCATGCAAGAAGCAGGGCGTCTGACTCAAGTGCCGGGGATTGGTAAGAAAACTGCTGAGCGTCTTTGCCTCGAGCTTAAAGGAAAATTAGCCCCCGATCTAGGAATTATGGGAGACAAACCCCAAGTGATTGAGGCAAGTAGCGAAGTATTGCAAGCTCTCTTGGCGCTGGGCTATTCAGAAAAAGAAGCGCATCTTGCCCTCAAACAAATACCGCCTGACACTACAGTTTCAGATGGCATCCGCATGGGCCTCAAATACCTCTCGAAGTCTTCATAA
- the ruvB gene encoding Holliday junction branch migration DNA helicase RuvB: MAIHTEDLSSIPEDLPEDNDRIVSGAAGNSEAVFERALRPKQLDEYVGQTKARAQLEIFITATRARQEALDHVLLFGPPGLGKTTLAHIIARELGVNLRQTSGPVLDRPGDLAALLTNLEANDVLFIDEIHRLSPVVEEILYPALEDYSLDIMIGEGPAARSVKIDLKPFTLIGATTRAGMLTNPLRDRFGIVARLEFYTTEELTKIITRSASLLKADIDPEGSIEIAKRARGTPRIANRLLRRVRDYAEVKGTGTITKAMADAALKMLDVDPSGFDVMDRKLLEAILHKFDGGPVGIDNLAAAIGEERDTIEDVLEPYLIQQGYLQRTSRGRVATRQAYEHFGLTPPNDNGQIS, encoded by the coding sequence ATGGCAATCCACACCGAAGACCTGAGCTCTATTCCCGAAGATTTACCGGAAGACAATGACCGCATCGTTAGTGGTGCAGCAGGTAATTCTGAAGCCGTCTTTGAGAGAGCATTGCGCCCAAAACAGCTGGATGAGTATGTTGGCCAAACTAAAGCACGTGCCCAACTAGAAATCTTTATTACTGCAACTCGAGCTCGTCAAGAAGCTCTAGATCACGTTCTCTTGTTTGGTCCTCCTGGACTTGGTAAAACTACCCTAGCCCACATCATTGCCAGAGAGCTTGGTGTGAACTTGCGCCAAACTAGCGGCCCCGTTCTCGATAGACCTGGTGACCTCGCTGCTTTACTGACTAATTTAGAAGCAAACGATGTGCTCTTCATTGATGAGATTCATCGCCTCTCTCCGGTAGTTGAAGAGATCCTGTACCCAGCACTAGAAGACTACAGCCTAGACATCATGATTGGTGAGGGCCCTGCAGCACGCAGCGTCAAAATTGATCTCAAGCCATTCACACTCATTGGTGCAACTACACGTGCCGGTATGCTCACCAATCCACTGCGTGATCGCTTCGGCATTGTGGCAAGACTCGAGTTCTACACTACTGAAGAGCTCACCAAAATCATTACGCGCTCTGCAAGCCTACTCAAAGCTGATATTGACCCAGAGGGATCAATTGAGATTGCGAAGCGCGCCAGAGGCACTCCACGTATCGCTAATCGCCTATTACGTCGCGTACGTGACTATGCTGAAGTTAAAGGTACCGGAACTATTACTAAAGCCATGGCCGATGCAGCATTGAAGATGCTCGATGTCGATCCAAGCGGGTTTGATGTGATGGATCGTAAATTACTAGAAGCCATTTTGCATAAGTTTGATGGTGGCCCAGTAGGCATTGATAACTTAGCGGCAGCGATTGGTGAGGAGCGTGACACCATTGAGGATGTCCTAGAGCCCTACCTGATACAACAGGGCTACTTGCAGAGAACCTCTAGAGGAAGAGTGGCAACGCGTCAAGCCTACGAGCACTTTGGGTTAACACCACCCAACGATAATGGCCAGATTTCTTGA
- a CDS encoding HPP family protein: MRHTLNHLLKKYAFYFGGDQPYVSWLERFRSVFGVFAGLLLVLFISRYLGDLSGVNEWLMASLGASALLVFVLPQSPMAQPWAVIAGNTLSALVGISVIHFVGDPLIAMSFAASLSILGMFILRCLHPPAAAIALIVVLGNVMNYRYAIFPILIDSAILVLVGAAYSNLTGKSYPNRPN, translated from the coding sequence ATGAGACATACGCTTAACCATCTTTTAAAAAAATACGCTTTTTATTTCGGCGGAGATCAGCCATACGTTTCTTGGCTAGAGCGCTTCCGATCAGTATTCGGAGTATTTGCAGGTCTTTTACTCGTGCTCTTTATCTCAAGGTATCTTGGGGATCTAAGTGGAGTTAATGAATGGCTTATGGCTTCTTTGGGCGCCAGTGCTTTATTAGTTTTTGTGCTCCCACAGAGTCCTATGGCCCAACCTTGGGCGGTCATTGCAGGCAATACCTTATCTGCTTTAGTCGGTATTTCAGTAATTCATTTTGTAGGTGATCCACTCATTGCAATGTCATTTGCAGCCAGTCTATCTATTTTGGGAATGTTTATTTTGCGTTGCTTGCATCCCCCGGCAGCCGCAATTGCTTTAATTGTGGTGCTCGGCAATGTAATGAATTATCGATATGCAATATTTCCGATATTGATAGATTCTGCAATCCTGGTTTTGGTTGGAGCAGCCTACAGTAATTTAACTGGTAAAAGTTACCCCAACAGGCCAAACTAG
- the tyrS gene encoding tyrosine--tRNA ligase, translating to MTAKPEQKYPLTPEVFAALEVTKRGCDELLVEADWIQKLAKSQATGTPLRIKLGLDPTAPDIHLGHTVVLNKLRQLQDLGHTVIFLIGDFTSMIGDPSGRNATRPPLTAEEIAVNAQTYYRQASMVLDPAKTEVRYNSEWCDPLGARGMIQLAARYTVAQMLERDDFTKRYRSGVPISVHEFLYPLMQGYDSVALKSDLELGGTDQKFNLLVGRELQREYGQEPQCILTMPLLVGLDGVDKMSKSKGNYIGISEPAGEMFGKLLSISDKLMWDYFTLLSFRPMAEIDLMKQEVAAGRNPKDCKVLLAQEIVARFHSQAAAEKALEDFNHRAKGGVPDDIPEVNLSGAPMQIANVLKAAGLAPSTSEANRNIEQNGVKIDGAAVADKQLKVEAGTYVVQVGKRKFAKVTIIK from the coding sequence ATGACGGCTAAACCAGAACAAAAATACCCACTGACCCCCGAAGTTTTTGCAGCCCTTGAAGTGACTAAAAGGGGTTGTGACGAGTTATTGGTTGAAGCTGACTGGATTCAGAAGCTAGCTAAAAGCCAGGCTACAGGCACACCTTTGCGTATTAAATTGGGCTTAGATCCAACTGCGCCGGATATTCATTTGGGTCATACTGTTGTTTTGAACAAATTGCGTCAGCTTCAAGATTTGGGTCATACGGTCATTTTCTTGATTGGCGACTTCACCAGCATGATTGGTGATCCCTCCGGACGGAATGCAACACGTCCCCCACTGACCGCTGAAGAAATTGCTGTCAATGCGCAGACCTACTATCGCCAAGCGAGTATGGTGCTGGATCCTGCTAAAACTGAAGTCCGTTACAACAGCGAGTGGTGCGACCCTCTGGGTGCGCGCGGCATGATTCAGTTGGCAGCGCGATATACCGTTGCGCAAATGTTAGAGCGCGATGACTTTACCAAGCGCTACCGTAGCGGTGTACCTATCTCTGTACATGAGTTTTTGTATCCATTGATGCAAGGCTATGACTCCGTTGCTTTAAAGAGTGATTTAGAGCTTGGTGGTACTGATCAAAAATTTAATCTTTTAGTTGGGCGCGAGCTCCAACGTGAGTATGGTCAAGAGCCACAATGTATTTTGACCATGCCTCTCCTCGTTGGTTTGGATGGAGTAGACAAGATGAGTAAGTCCAAAGGCAATTACATTGGCATCAGCGAACCAGCTGGTGAGATGTTTGGCAAGCTCTTGAGTATCTCCGATAAATTAATGTGGGATTACTTCACATTGCTGTCATTCCGCCCTATGGCGGAGATTGATTTAATGAAGCAAGAAGTTGCTGCCGGCAGAAATCCTAAAGATTGCAAAGTGCTGCTTGCACAAGAAATCGTTGCCCGATTCCACTCGCAAGCAGCTGCAGAAAAAGCGCTTGAAGACTTTAATCACCGCGCTAAAGGCGGTGTACCTGACGACATTCCAGAGGTAAATCTTTCTGGTGCCCCAATGCAGATCGCCAATGTTCTGAAGGCAGCTGGATTGGCGCCATCCACTTCCGAAGCGAATCGCAACATCGAGCAAAACGGTGTGAAGATTGATGGTGCAGCAGTTGCTGATAAGCAGTTAAAAGTGGAAGCCGGAACTTACGTAGTGCAGGTAGGTAAGCGTAAGTTCGCTAAGGTGACAATAATTAAATAG
- a CDS encoding anhydro-N-acetylmuramic acid kinase, with translation MNKPQSLYIGLMSGTSLDGIDAVLAKIEASGETSLLDSVSIAFSPELRKALLDLQTPGPNEIHRENQASNALAAAYADAVKQLLSQAKLSPADISAIGAHGQTIRHQADLAYHLAYTHQTLNPALLAELTGIDVIADFRSRDLAAGGHGAPLVPAFHAQQFATDKNISVLNLGGIANLTLLPKEGEVKGFDCGPGNILMDAWIAEQQGHAFDENGTWASQGKVNQALLSRMMTDSFFAKAPPKSTGRDDFHLGWLHKQIGSDNINAEDVQATLLQLTVDSALQALERYAPQTQMLVICGGGARNIALLELFKSRAEDLFKNSLEIVTSDALGIDPQLVEGLAFAWLAWAHKEKRPANLPAVTGAKGPRILGACYPA, from the coding sequence ATGAATAAGCCTCAATCCCTCTATATTGGCCTGATGTCTGGCACTAGCCTAGATGGGATAGATGCCGTGCTGGCAAAGATTGAAGCCTCCGGGGAGACATCCCTGCTGGACTCCGTAAGCATTGCCTTTAGCCCCGAATTACGTAAAGCGCTACTAGATCTCCAGACCCCTGGGCCAAACGAGATTCACCGGGAAAACCAAGCCAGCAACGCCTTAGCCGCAGCCTATGCGGATGCTGTCAAACAATTACTAAGTCAGGCCAAACTATCTCCTGCAGATATCAGTGCTATTGGCGCGCATGGCCAGACCATTCGTCACCAGGCTGATCTGGCTTATCACCTTGCCTATACCCATCAAACTCTCAATCCAGCCCTATTAGCGGAACTCACTGGGATTGATGTCATTGCTGACTTTAGAAGTCGTGATTTAGCAGCAGGTGGTCATGGTGCACCTCTAGTGCCAGCCTTTCATGCGCAACAGTTTGCTACAGATAAAAATATCTCTGTGCTCAACCTTGGCGGAATTGCCAACCTCACGCTATTACCCAAAGAGGGTGAGGTTAAAGGTTTTGATTGTGGTCCCGGCAATATTTTGATGGATGCCTGGATTGCGGAGCAGCAAGGACATGCCTTTGATGAGAACGGTACTTGGGCATCACAAGGCAAAGTCAATCAAGCGCTGTTATCAAGAATGATGACAGATTCATTTTTCGCAAAGGCTCCGCCCAAAAGCACGGGGCGCGATGACTTTCATCTAGGGTGGTTGCATAAGCAAATTGGCTCAGACAACATTAATGCAGAAGATGTTCAAGCAACGCTATTGCAATTAACTGTGGACTCAGCCTTGCAAGCTTTAGAGCGCTACGCCCCGCAAACCCAGATGCTGGTTATCTGCGGTGGCGGTGCGCGCAATATTGCCTTATTGGAATTATTTAAATCCAGAGCTGAAGACTTATTTAAAAACTCACTGGAGATTGTTACCAGTGATGCGCTTGGCATTGACCCACAACTCGTAGAAGGGCTCGCGTTCGCTTGGCTTGCTTGGGCTCATAAAGAAAAACGGCCAGCAAATTTGCCAGCCGTTACGGGAGCGAAGGGCCCTAGAATTCTAGGCGCTTGCTATCCTGCGTAA
- the erpA gene encoding iron-sulfur cluster insertion protein ErpA, translating into MTQLATQETAQPAQDLAEPPTPLVFTDSAAAKVADLIAEEGNPELKLRVFVQGGGCSGFQYGFTFDDAVNEDDTLFEKNGVTLLVDSMSFQYLVGAEIDYKEDINGSQFVIKNPNAQTTCGCGSSFSA; encoded by the coding sequence ATGACCCAACTAGCTACGCAAGAAACTGCGCAACCAGCACAAGATTTAGCTGAACCACCAACTCCATTGGTGTTTACGGATAGTGCTGCTGCAAAAGTGGCTGACTTGATTGCTGAAGAAGGCAATCCTGAATTAAAACTACGCGTGTTTGTTCAAGGCGGCGGTTGCTCAGGATTTCAATATGGCTTCACATTTGATGATGCTGTGAATGAAGATGACACACTCTTTGAAAAGAATGGCGTGACTTTATTGGTGGATTCAATGAGCTTCCAATATTTAGTTGGTGCAGAGATTGATTACAAAGAAGATATCAATGGCTCACAGTTCGTAATCAAAAATCCAAATGCGCAAACTACTTGTGGTTGCGGATCTTCTTTCTCTGCTTAA
- the argC gene encoding N-acetyl-gamma-glutamyl-phosphate reductase, with product MIKVGIVGGTGYTGVELLRLLAQHPEVKIQAITSRTEAGIPVAEMFPSLRGRIDLKFTTPDEAKLNECDVVFFATPHGVAMAQAKELLANNVKILDLAADFRLKDVKEFAKWYGMEHGCPEILAEAVYGLAEINREAIKKARVVGLAGCYPTSVQLGLAPLLSPKSTGGKQLIDGTHIISDSKSGTSGAGRKAEIGTLLSESSDNFKAYGVKGHRHLPEIVQGLKAIAGHDQIGLTFVPHLTPMIRGIHSTLYVRLTEAGMKMDFQKLYEDFYKGEPFVDVMPAGSHPETRSVRGSNGLRIAIHRPGNGDTLVILVVEDNLVKGASGQGVQCMNLMFGLPETTGLTQIAVSP from the coding sequence ATGATTAAAGTTGGCATCGTAGGTGGCACTGGATATACCGGAGTGGAATTACTACGTTTATTGGCGCAACACCCCGAAGTAAAAATTCAGGCAATTACTTCCCGTACAGAAGCTGGCATACCAGTCGCTGAGATGTTCCCATCTTTACGGGGCCGCATTGATCTGAAATTCACGACACCAGATGAAGCCAAGTTAAATGAGTGCGACGTAGTATTCTTTGCAACACCGCATGGCGTTGCAATGGCACAAGCCAAAGAATTACTCGCCAACAATGTGAAGATTTTGGATTTAGCTGCCGACTTCCGTTTAAAAGATGTTAAAGAGTTTGCTAAGTGGTACGGCATGGAGCATGGCTGCCCAGAAATCTTGGCAGAGGCAGTTTATGGTTTGGCAGAGATCAATCGTGAAGCAATTAAAAAAGCGCGCGTAGTGGGTTTAGCTGGTTGCTATCCAACTTCTGTGCAGCTTGGGCTTGCTCCCTTGCTTTCGCCAAAGTCTACCGGCGGCAAACAGCTAATTGATGGCACGCATATTATTTCTGATTCAAAGTCAGGCACGTCTGGTGCTGGACGTAAGGCAGAGATCGGTACCTTGCTGTCAGAGTCTAGCGATAACTTCAAAGCCTATGGTGTTAAAGGCCATCGTCACCTCCCGGAAATTGTCCAGGGCTTGAAGGCGATTGCTGGTCACGATCAGATTGGTCTGACATTTGTGCCGCATTTGACGCCAATGATTAGAGGTATTCATTCAACCTTGTATGTCCGCTTGACTGAGGCTGGCATGAAGATGGATTTCCAAAAGCTGTATGAGGATTTCTACAAAGGAGAGCCTTTTGTGGATGTAATGCCAGCAGGTAGCCATCCAGAAACACGCTCTGTGCGGGGCAGCAATGGCTTGCGTATTGCCATTCATCGTCCTGGCAATGGCGATACTTTGGTTATTTTGGTGGTTGAGGATAATTTGGTGAAGGGTGCCTCAGGCCAGGGTGTTCAGTGTATGAACCTCATGTTTGGCTTGCCTGAAACCACTGGATTGACTCAGATTGCAGTTTCACCATAA
- the rpsI gene encoding 30S ribosomal protein S9, whose amino-acid sequence MAINYGNWNYGTGRRKSSVARVFIKSGKGEITVNGKPIDAYFARETSRMIARQPLALTAHLTTFDIKVNVSGGGETGQAGAVRHGVTRALIDYDNALKPALSKAGLVTRDAREVERKKVGLHGARRRKQFSKR is encoded by the coding sequence ATGGCTATTAATTACGGAAATTGGAATTACGGTACAGGTCGTCGCAAGAGCTCTGTAGCACGTGTATTCATTAAATCTGGTAAAGGTGAGATTACTGTTAACGGTAAACCTATCGATGCTTACTTTGCTCGCGAAACATCACGCATGATCGCTCGTCAGCCTTTGGCTCTTACAGCCCACCTAACAACCTTTGATATCAAAGTAAACGTTAGCGGCGGCGGTGAAACTGGCCAAGCTGGTGCAGTTCGTCACGGCGTTACTCGTGCATTGATCGACTACGACAACGCATTGAAACCAGCCCTGTCTAAAGCAGGTTTGGTTACTCGCGATGCTCGTGAAGTTGAGCGTAAAAAAGTTGGTCTGCATGGCGCGCGTCGTCGTAAGCAGTTCAGCAAGCGCTAA
- the rplM gene encoding 50S ribosomal protein L13 gives MKTFSAKSHEVVHEWFVIDATDKVLGRVASEVALRLRGKHKPEYTPHVDTGDFIVVINSSKLRVTGTKGLNKIYYRHSGYPGGISSTNFDKMQDRFPGRALEKAVKGMLPKGPLGYAMIKKLKVYGDASHPHAAQQPKALEI, from the coding sequence ATGAAAACTTTTTCTGCAAAATCCCATGAGGTAGTGCATGAATGGTTCGTGATTGACGCTACGGACAAAGTCCTCGGTCGTGTCGCCAGTGAAGTGGCACTCCGTCTACGCGGCAAGCACAAGCCTGAATACACCCCACACGTTGATACTGGCGACTTCATTGTTGTCATCAACTCTTCTAAGCTGCGTGTTACAGGCACAAAAGGCTTGAACAAAATTTATTACCGTCACAGCGGATACCCAGGTGGTATTAGCTCGACTAACTTCGACAAGATGCAAGATCGTTTTCCAGGTCGTGCTTTAGAGAAGGCTGTGAAGGGTATGTTGCCAAAAGGCCCACTTGGTTATGCCATGATTAAGAAATTAAAAGTCTATGGCGACGCCAGTCATCCGCATGCGGCTCAACAGCCAAAAGCGTTAGAGATTTAA